In Cicer arietinum cultivar CDC Frontier isolate Library 1 chromosome 1, Cicar.CDCFrontier_v2.0, whole genome shotgun sequence, one DNA window encodes the following:
- the LOC113787590 gene encoding uncharacterized protein, producing MRLSDMLMQARKKHKCPTWMGETVWNDLEKIWMDPSFKKISNQAKKNRASSKGGAVHTGGSISIAEHTIRLAEELGRDPTLDEVFLKTHTKKKDNSWVDERAQKTYETYQGKLQQASKNGEASSSCSQVVNAEARLDMWVQSVGGKNKGRIYGAGDRSSLYRPGVASLVPDSRPSRGCVNVLSQHSTEIAAQIAAFEERAKAAEHEAREAREELRKAEQRRQEDEQRTKELQIQLATLAKSVASIQAESSRRRRHPDYDEDESNDDDGDE from the exons ATGCGCCTTTCTGATATGTTGATGCAAGCGAGAAAGAAGCATAAGTGTCCAACATGGATGGGAGAAACTGTTTGGAATGATCTTGAGAAGATATGGATGGATCCATCGTTTAAGAAGATATCAAATCAAGCTAAGAAAAATCGTGCTTCTTCTAAAGGAGGAGCTGTCCATACTGGTGGATCTATATCCATTGCTGAACATACCATTCGATTG gctgaagagttaggtagagaccccacattggatgaggtctttttaaaaactcacactaagaagaaggacaactcttgggttgatgaaagagcacaaaaaacatat GAAACATATCAAGGTAAGTTGCAACAAGCTTCCAAAAATGGGGAAGCGTCTAGTAGTTGTAGCCAAGTGGTTAATGCGGAAGCTCGCTTAGACATGTGGGTCCAATCTGTTGGGGGGAAGAATAAAGGGAGGATCTATGGTGCTGGAGATAGATCCTCACTTTATAGACCAGGTGTCGCAAGTCTAGTCCCAGATTCTCGTCCATCTAGAGGTTGTGTCAATGTCTTGTCTCAACACTCTACCGAGATAGCTGCACAGATAGCAGCATTCGAGGAGCGAGCAAAAGCGGCAGAACACGAGGCACGAGAGGCGCGGGAGGAGCTAAGGAAAGCAGAGCAACGTCGACAAGAGGATGAGCAACGCACTAAAGAGCTCCAGATACAGCTAGCAACATTGGCAAAAAGTGTTGCTTCCATACAGGCTGAGTCATCtcgtcgtcgtcgtcatccaGATTATGACGAGGATGAGTCTAATGATGATGACGGCGATGAGTAG